AGGATGGGATTTTTTGATGAAAAATAGCTGAGGCGTTCAAACCTCAGATGACATTAAGCAGCTTGTTAAAGAACTCTCTGAGGGACTCCCAGGTCCCGTTCAACCACTGGTAGACATCGGTCCATATCCCATTTATGAACTGGGTTATATCGTTCCATGTTTGAGGCAGGAACACCGATATGGCCGCGGCGAGAATGAACAGGATAATTAACCAGACAGCCGTGGACACTATTCCTCC
The nucleotide sequence above comes from Methanomassiliicoccus sp.. Encoded proteins:
- a CDS encoding cytochrome c biogenesis protein ResB, giving the protein MKNWKGDTSGGIVSTAVWLIILFILAAAISVFLPQTWNDITQFINGIWTDVYQWLNGTWESLREFFNKLLNVI